In the genome of Shewanella glacialimarina, one region contains:
- the tcdA gene encoding tRNA cyclic N6-threonylcarbamoyladenosine(37) synthase TcdA: MSEAYMNRFAGIGRLYGQAALNAFAQTHVVVVGIGGVGTWVAEAFARSGIGQISLIDLDDICVTNTNRQIHALAQTVGQSKVEVMAKRIRDINPECQVNEIEDFITLDNLSEYFPRENNTSNSQQIDYVVDCIDAVKQKAGLIAHCKRNKIPIVTIGGAGGQTDPSQIQVTDLAKTVQDPLLAKVRGILRKEYGFSKNTERRFAIDAVFSTQHLVYPQADGSVCVTKATADGSMRMDCASGFGAVTMVTGTFGFMAASRVLAKISAKACAK; the protein is encoded by the coding sequence TTGTCAGAAGCATATATGAATCGATTTGCAGGTATAGGGCGTTTATATGGTCAAGCAGCATTAAATGCTTTTGCTCAAACTCACGTGGTAGTGGTTGGTATTGGCGGTGTGGGAACTTGGGTGGCAGAAGCCTTTGCCAGAAGCGGTATTGGTCAAATTAGCTTAATTGATTTAGATGATATATGCGTGACTAATACTAATCGTCAAATCCATGCTTTAGCTCAAACTGTGGGACAATCGAAAGTAGAAGTGATGGCAAAACGTATTCGAGACATTAATCCAGAATGCCAAGTTAATGAAATTGAAGACTTTATTACCTTAGACAACCTGAGCGAATATTTCCCCCGTGAAAATAATACCTCTAATAGTCAGCAAATTGATTATGTTGTCGATTGTATTGATGCGGTAAAACAAAAAGCGGGATTAATTGCCCACTGTAAACGCAATAAAATTCCAATTGTAACTATTGGTGGTGCGGGTGGACAGACCGATCCTAGTCAAATTCAAGTAACTGATTTAGCAAAAACAGTGCAAGATCCATTATTAGCTAAAGTGCGAGGGATTTTACGTAAAGAATATGGGTTTAGTAAAAATACTGAGCGACGCTTTGCTATTGATGCGGTATTTTCTACTCAGCACCTAGTTTATCCCCAAGCTGATGGCAGTGTATGCGTGACTAAAGCGACTGCCGATGGGAGTATGAGAATGGATTGCGCTTCAGGCTTTGGTGCCGTGACTATGGTTACAGGTACGTTCGGTTTTATGGCTGCCAGTCGTGTGTTAGCTAAAATCTCCGCTAAGGCTTGTGCGAAATAA
- a CDS encoding porin: protein MKKTLLSASVASILAITSFSALADGPDFYGRLDLSLTNSDAGSTLQSGTNGVTLGESGTYLENNFSNVGVKGNEKISDGVEVLYQMEFQVENTSNSGDTFKARNTFLGIKTSAGSVLVGRNDTVFKQSEGGVDLFGNSNADIDRIVSGQTRSADGIWYYSPVIADLITLNATYLMEDNQASDDAQYALSVTLGDKGLSKQNYYVAGAYNKAIGGVDAYRAVGQVKFGDFKVGGLFQNSESVTDSNIDGNTYFVNAVYNLNGVNLKVEYGQDEAGFGKYYKALGQAGADDINVQNITVGADYRVAKSTLLFAHYAMYEGDYTETNVKTDLKDDNVFTVGVRYDF, encoded by the coding sequence ATGAAAAAAACCTTACTATCTGCATCAGTTGCGTCTATTTTAGCTATTACATCATTTAGTGCACTTGCTGATGGCCCTGATTTTTACGGTCGTTTAGATTTATCGCTTACTAACTCAGATGCAGGCTCAACCTTACAAAGTGGTACTAATGGCGTAACTTTAGGTGAAAGCGGCACTTATTTAGAGAATAACTTTTCTAATGTTGGCGTGAAAGGTAACGAGAAAATTTCTGACGGCGTAGAAGTGCTATACCAAATGGAATTTCAAGTTGAAAATACTTCCAATTCAGGCGACACGTTCAAAGCCCGTAATACATTTTTAGGTATCAAAACTTCAGCGGGTTCTGTTTTAGTGGGTCGTAACGACACAGTATTTAAACAATCTGAAGGTGGTGTTGATTTATTTGGCAACTCCAACGCTGATATTGACCGTATCGTCAGCGGCCAAACTCGTAGCGCTGATGGTATATGGTACTACTCTCCAGTTATTGCAGACCTCATCACCCTTAATGCAACCTATTTAATGGAAGATAACCAAGCTTCTGATGACGCTCAGTATGCATTAAGTGTCACCTTAGGTGATAAAGGCTTGTCTAAGCAAAATTACTATGTCGCTGGTGCTTATAACAAAGCTATTGGTGGCGTTGATGCTTACCGTGCTGTAGGTCAAGTTAAGTTTGGCGATTTCAAAGTGGGCGGTTTATTCCAAAACTCTGAAAGCGTAACTGACAGCAATATTGACGGTAACACATATTTTGTCAACGCGGTTTACAACTTAAATGGTGTTAACTTAAAAGTAGAATATGGTCAAGATGAGGCTGGTTTTGGTAAGTACTACAAAGCCTTAGGTCAAGCAGGTGCTGATGATATCAATGTACAAAATATCACAGTGGGTGCTGATTATCGTGTAGCCAAATCGACGTTATTATTCGCACATTATGCTATGTATGAAGGTGACTACACTGAAACTAACGTTAAAACTGATCTAAAAGATGATAACGTATTCACTGTAGGCGTACGTTACGACTTCTAA
- a CDS encoding thiopurine S-methyltransferase, with the protein MEPQFWHEKWQMQQIGFHQPQVNPLLIRFWSELNLVPMSKIFVPLCGKSLDMCYLAELGHQVQGCELSQTAIEQFFNDNQLPFQVQQHTQHQFYAADQIQLIQGDIFALAPSVTADIGGFYDRAALIAWPEDMRQQYAQTLAKLIPADISGLLITLDYPQDTLKGPPFAVSPDWIEQYLSPYFEVTLLACEDVLADNPRFVNKQVPWLNEAAYKLTRKK; encoded by the coding sequence ATGGAACCTCAATTTTGGCATGAAAAATGGCAGATGCAACAGATAGGTTTTCACCAACCACAAGTGAATCCATTATTGATTCGTTTTTGGTCTGAGTTGAATTTAGTGCCCATGAGTAAAATTTTTGTGCCGCTATGTGGTAAATCTTTAGACATGTGCTATTTAGCTGAATTGGGTCATCAAGTGCAGGGGTGTGAGTTAAGTCAAACGGCTATTGAACAATTTTTTAATGACAACCAACTCCCCTTTCAAGTTCAGCAGCATACCCAACATCAATTTTATGCAGCCGATCAAATTCAGTTAATTCAAGGTGATATTTTTGCTTTAGCCCCAAGTGTCACGGCAGATATTGGCGGCTTTTATGATCGAGCGGCGTTAATTGCTTGGCCTGAAGATATGCGTCAGCAGTATGCACAAACACTTGCTAAGCTGATTCCCGCAGATATATCCGGGTTATTAATTACACTCGACTATCCTCAAGACACGCTTAAAGGTCCGCCATTTGCAGTGAGTCCTGACTGGATTGAACAATATTTATCGCCGTATTTTGAGGTGACCTTACTTGCTTGTGAAGATGTGCTTGCTGATAATCCAAGGTTTGTAAATAAGCAGGTACCTTGGTTAAACGAAGCCGCGTATAAGCTGACTCGCAAAAAGTAA
- a CDS encoding protein kinase domain-containing protein — MQTPQLQHFYINEEQSIYLLKANDARKHKAWVRLCKQQLIKLGYSTIEFIGKGAYGFVFAGINSVGDSHVFKFSRLTLPQNIQDRLEEEAYMLSLVKHPNVPAAIKFERVGKQGILVMERAKGEDLDKICLRMGALPASMIVSIARQLANILYYLRKGKPFVHGDIKPSNLVYDIESDNLSLIDWGSAVFAQRDERNRPVDDNVMSLMSSDQHQTNARMGDVYFIGEDQLSGALSSARFDEQGVAGTLYALASGQSSRFGTKVIPATSIGLPIELAKTLDGMLSSDPVMRALAGDYFLKSMRHNHRMHLPDIPYLPTKSEIPVWVQPRPRVIETVSYSSRKSFLKEHNSHEHIADIDDVQVDKYYRNFMVGMADTEKGFIAAVGRLAQYSIVGGLAIHWQPTGVYIDSNLATYDPSHKTALTLAVNNMVTMARGIKRIGVFKACFFNAKDTLHIERSNPDMPFEITGEMQLPFEVGDVPLLEDKSRLHSYFEDGKDPEENLELPAEIMTELGWLNQIHHTGCIIFEALPTHLKIHSYLRLLNPRKQAAFRASLDRIIANADKIQGHGISGFMKLPYKNTRQFSHLDKKPDLFYPKNPKELTT, encoded by the coding sequence TTGCAAACGCCACAACTACAACACTTTTATATTAATGAAGAGCAATCTATTTATTTGCTTAAGGCGAATGATGCCCGCAAACATAAAGCCTGGGTCAGATTATGTAAGCAGCAGCTGATCAAGCTTGGCTACTCAACAATAGAATTTATTGGTAAAGGTGCTTATGGCTTTGTATTTGCAGGAATAAACAGTGTGGGTGATTCACACGTGTTTAAATTTTCCCGTCTGACGTTACCGCAAAATATTCAAGACAGGCTCGAAGAAGAAGCCTATATGCTTAGCCTAGTGAAACATCCGAATGTGCCCGCCGCAATCAAATTTGAACGTGTCGGCAAACAAGGGATTTTAGTGATGGAACGCGCTAAAGGAGAAGATTTAGATAAAATCTGCCTGCGCATGGGGGCATTGCCTGCATCAATGATAGTCAGTATAGCCCGCCAGCTTGCCAATATTTTGTATTATCTACGTAAAGGCAAACCCTTTGTCCACGGTGATATTAAACCATCGAATTTAGTGTATGACATTGAAAGTGATAACCTGTCGCTAATTGATTGGGGCTCGGCTGTATTTGCACAGCGCGACGAGCGCAATCGTCCTGTGGATGATAATGTGATGTCATTAATGTCTAGCGATCAACACCAGACAAATGCCCGCATGGGTGATGTCTACTTTATCGGCGAAGACCAGCTCAGTGGCGCGCTTTCTTCAGCACGATTTGATGAACAAGGTGTGGCAGGCACCTTATATGCACTTGCTTCAGGGCAAAGCAGTCGCTTTGGTACTAAAGTTATCCCCGCCACAAGTATAGGTCTGCCGATTGAGCTAGCGAAAACCTTAGACGGCATGTTAAGTAGCGATCCCGTAATGAGAGCCCTTGCTGGCGATTATTTTTTAAAAAGTATGCGTCACAACCATCGTATGCACTTACCTGACATTCCCTACCTGCCAACTAAATCTGAAATTCCGGTTTGGGTTCAACCACGCCCAAGAGTTATTGAAACCGTCAGCTATAGCTCGCGTAAATCATTTTTAAAAGAACATAATAGCCATGAACACATTGCAGATATTGACGATGTGCAGGTCGATAAATACTATCGAAATTTTATGGTTGGCATGGCAGATACTGAAAAAGGATTTATTGCGGCTGTCGGGCGTTTGGCTCAATACTCAATCGTCGGTGGACTGGCAATACACTGGCAGCCAACGGGGGTTTACATTGATTCAAACTTAGCAACCTATGACCCTAGTCATAAAACTGCGTTAACACTTGCGGTGAATAACATGGTCACTATGGCGCGGGGCATTAAACGTATTGGGGTATTTAAAGCCTGCTTTTTTAATGCCAAAGACACACTGCATATCGAACGTAGTAATCCTGATATGCCCTTTGAAATAACAGGTGAAATGCAATTACCTTTTGAAGTTGGTGATGTGCCCTTACTGGAGGATAAATCTCGCCTGCATTCCTATTTTGAAGATGGTAAAGATCCAGAAGAAAACCTCGAACTTCCCGCAGAAATAATGACAGAATTAGGCTGGCTCAACCAAATTCATCACACTGGCTGTATTATTTTTGAAGCCCTTCCGACTCACTTAAAAATCCATAGCTATTTACGACTACTTAATCCGCGCAAACAGGCCGCCTTCAGAGCCAGTCTTGATAGAATTATTGCAAATGCGGATAAGATTCAAGGTCATGGGATCAGTGGTTTTATGAAATTACCTTATAAGAATACCCGTCAGTTTTCACATTTAGATAAGAAACCTGACCTGTTTTACCCTAAAAACCCCAAGGAACTGACCACATAA
- a CDS encoding DUF3149 domain-containing protein has protein sequence MAFWLDLMFGNPIGLMSMIVIFSTLGIVSYLMWMFIVKSAPGNDE, from the coding sequence ATGGCATTTTGGTTAGATTTAATGTTTGGAAACCCAATTGGATTAATGTCTATGATTGTCATTTTTAGTACTTTGGGAATTGTATCTTACTTAATGTGGATGTTTATTGTGAAGTCTGCACCAGGCAATGATGAATAA
- a CDS encoding sensor histidine kinase codes for MLKFSNQLFTSPIGRKLMLSIVLFSSLITLLTTIYQLFNDYNSDVNRIDRAFSSIEKVNLEVLAASIWVIDERLISTQLDGLSQLPDITYISIKDDSGQEWQAGKYQQKSTIEKQFDLIYTNSNQIKVGTLLVQADLNIIYDRLYDKAILILLSNAIKTFLVAGFILFLVWLNITQHLLKLSQYCEQISLDKPFNPLVFDHKSKRDEFAMVAKAINSMQQQVRASFADVQESKAALQSALEDRERLLKLERSYKDELARQVKEQTKELEQSLLILKRAQQVLVEQEKMAALGGLVSGLAHEINTPIGICLTAASSQLSHVEDLIKLIHSEHATLEEINRILEEYQQSCELIVNNITRASTLIQKFKTVAAEQRYEKNTQFNLKKQLEDIIDSTQIMFSPQHVDITINIDERLEIVSNINLLNQIISNIISNAYTHAFKGVEHSQITINVAIEYDKVNIEIQNNGLSIPADVAERMFEPFFTTARNRGGIGLGLAAAFNAATLLHGNVKYEPISPLGGPMFIVSFPYENVPKFADNTLIIE; via the coding sequence ATGCTGAAATTTTCCAATCAATTATTCACTAGCCCTATCGGTCGAAAGCTTATGCTATCGATTGTGCTTTTTAGTTCGCTTATCACCCTTCTTACGACTATCTATCAGTTATTTAACGATTACAACAGTGATGTAAACCGTATAGATAGAGCATTTTCTAGTATCGAAAAAGTAAACTTAGAAGTATTAGCTGCCAGTATTTGGGTAATAGATGAGCGCTTAATTAGTACTCAGCTAGACGGTTTAAGCCAATTACCTGACATTACCTATATCTCAATAAAAGATGATAGCGGTCAAGAGTGGCAGGCGGGTAAGTATCAGCAGAAATCGACGATTGAGAAACAATTTGATCTTATTTACACCAATTCAAATCAGATAAAGGTAGGCACTTTACTCGTCCAAGCTGACTTGAACATTATTTACGATAGACTTTATGATAAAGCCATTCTTATATTACTATCAAATGCGATAAAAACCTTTTTAGTTGCAGGGTTTATTTTATTTTTAGTTTGGTTAAACATTACCCAACACCTACTAAAACTCAGTCAATATTGCGAGCAAATAAGCCTGGATAAACCTTTTAATCCTTTAGTTTTTGACCATAAAAGTAAACGCGACGAATTTGCTATGGTGGCAAAAGCGATTAATAGTATGCAACAGCAAGTACGGGCATCATTTGCCGATGTACAAGAATCGAAAGCCGCATTGCAAAGTGCACTAGAAGATCGAGAACGATTACTTAAACTTGAGCGAAGCTATAAAGATGAACTGGCTCGTCAAGTAAAAGAACAAACCAAAGAACTAGAGCAGTCATTACTAATATTAAAACGTGCTCAGCAAGTGCTTGTCGAACAGGAAAAAATGGCGGCATTAGGAGGGCTAGTTTCCGGATTGGCACATGAGATAAATACCCCTATTGGTATATGTTTAACTGCGGCAAGCTCTCAACTCTCTCATGTAGAAGATTTAATTAAGCTCATCCATAGCGAGCATGCCACCTTAGAGGAGATAAACCGTATTCTTGAAGAGTACCAGCAAAGTTGCGAACTAATAGTTAATAATATTACTCGAGCCAGCACATTAATCCAAAAATTCAAAACGGTAGCAGCAGAGCAACGTTATGAGAAAAATACTCAGTTTAATTTGAAAAAACAGCTAGAAGACATTATAGACTCAACTCAAATCATGTTTTCACCACAACATGTTGATATAACTATAAATATAGATGAAAGGTTAGAAATCGTTAGTAACATTAACTTACTCAACCAAATTATTAGTAATATTATTTCTAACGCTTATACACACGCATTTAAAGGCGTCGAACACAGCCAAATTACGATAAATGTGGCAATAGAGTATGACAAAGTGAATATTGAAATTCAAAACAATGGCTTGAGTATTCCTGCGGATGTAGCCGAACGCATGTTTGAGCCATTCTTTACTACTGCCAGAAACAGAGGAGGGATAGGTTTGGGGTTAGCCGCAGCATTTAACGCCGCGACCTTGCTGCATGGCAACGTCAAATATGAGCCAATTTCACCATTAGGCGGTCCAATGTTTATTGTCAGCTTCCCTTATGAAAATGTGCCAAAGTTCGCCGACAATACGTTAATTATTGAGTAA
- a CDS encoding superinfection exclusion B family protein, producing the protein MKKAMIKAISLSNAKRTFMSAMLWLVVLCLGLLFAPKELLSQLALAEIVAQYNYLIGLALIVGAAYFLSQLVSFVADESIQHLRQKRTVETIEAKVKLLDPAERALLREFFLQGATILALPQNELAVKSLLHTNILEELGNERHYAIQGPTAEYKISMSARIYLNRDVLRLPAGEPTQEELTYLLKTRPHFISGLVQPRKHAA; encoded by the coding sequence ATGAAAAAAGCGATGATTAAAGCAATTAGCTTGAGTAATGCAAAGCGTACTTTCATGAGTGCGATGTTATGGTTGGTAGTGTTATGCTTGGGGTTATTATTTGCCCCGAAAGAGCTGTTGTCTCAGTTAGCCCTTGCTGAAATTGTGGCACAGTATAATTATCTTATTGGTTTAGCTTTGATCGTGGGGGCGGCATACTTTCTAAGTCAATTGGTGAGCTTTGTTGCCGATGAGTCTATTCAACATTTACGCCAAAAGCGAACTGTTGAAACAATTGAAGCTAAAGTGAAATTACTGGATCCTGCCGAAAGGGCATTATTAAGAGAATTCTTTTTACAAGGTGCCACCATACTAGCATTGCCCCAAAATGAGTTGGCAGTTAAAAGTTTATTGCATACCAATATTCTGGAAGAGCTGGGTAACGAGCGCCATTATGCGATTCAAGGTCCTACAGCAGAGTATAAAATTTCAATGTCTGCTCGAATTTATTTAAACCGTGACGTTCTTCGTTTACCTGCGGGAGAGCCTACACAAGAAGAGTTGACTTATTTATTGAAGACCAGACCTCACTTTATCAGTGGCCTAGTTCAACCCCGTAAACATGCAGCTTAA